Sequence from the Actinomyces slackii genome:
GAGCAGTGTCCCCGTCACAGCACGGCTCACAGCGGGAGAACGCCGCCTCACCGCTGCGCCATACCACCCTCCCCCGCGCGGCGCTCGCGCAGGGCGGCGCCCTTGGCGTGGGCGACCTCGGCCAGGTCCGCCTGGAAGTCCCGCATGGCCTGGCGCAGGCGCGCCGCCTCCTCCCCCTGCCCCGCGGCCAGGATGCGCACCGCCAGCAGCCCGGCGTTGCGCGCCCCGCCGATGGAGACCGTGGCCACGGGAACGCCCGCGGGCATCTGCACGATGGACAGCAGCGAGTCCATCCCATCCAGGTGCTTGAGCGGCACGGGCACCCCGATGACCGGCAGCTCGGTGACCGCCGCCAGCATGCCGGGCAGATGGGCCGCGCCCCCCGCCCCGGCGATGATGACGCGCAGGCCCCGCTCGGCGGCCTGCCGCCCATAATCGATCATCTCGGTGGGCATGCGGTGGGCGGAGACGACGTCGGCCTCGTAGGCCACCCCGAACTCCTCCAGGGCCCGGGCCGCGGCCTCCATCACCGGCCAGTCCGAGTCCGATCCCATGACGACGCCGACCGCCGGCTGAGTCTCACTCATCCCTCATTCCTTTCCTCGCGGGCCGCTGCGGCCCGATCACTGCGCCTCCAGCCGGCGGAGCGGCCTCAGGCCTGTCCGCCCAGGATCGCCGCCACCTCGCGCAGGCGCTCGATGGCCTCCCCGGCCCGATGGGGGTCGTCAAGCGCCATGGAGACATGCCCCAGCTTGCGCCCGGGCCTCCAGTCCTTGCCGTAGAGGTGGATGCTCGCCGCCGGCTCGGCCGCCATGGCCCGGGCCACGGCGCCCTGCCCCGGCTGGCCGGCACCGCCGATGACGTTGACCATCACCGTCGTGGGGGCCACCGCGGCCCCCGACCCCAGCGGCAGG
This genomic interval carries:
- the purE gene encoding 5-(carboxyamino)imidazole ribonucleotide mutase, which translates into the protein MSETQPAVGVVMGSDSDWPVMEAAARALEEFGVAYEADVVSAHRMPTEMIDYGRQAAERGLRVIIAGAGGAAHLPGMLAAVTELPVIGVPVPLKHLDGMDSLLSIVQMPAGVPVATVSIGGARNAGLLAVRILAAGQGEEAARLRQAMRDFQADLAEVAHAKGAALRERRAGEGGMAQR